The proteins below are encoded in one region of Nitrospira lenta:
- the arfB gene encoding alternative ribosome rescue aminoacyl-tRNA hydrolase ArfB, which translates to MLHISSHVLIPDSEIQLHAMRSQGAGGQNVNKVSTAIHLQFDIKASSLPPFYKQELLRLRDSRISQDGIITIKAQQHRTQERNRADALERLCLLIQSVAIPRKTRRATKPTKGSQTRRIDSKKKQGRLKALRGTIE; encoded by the coding sequence ATGCTCCACATCTCATCCCACGTCCTCATTCCGGACTCCGAGATTCAACTCCATGCGATGCGCTCGCAGGGGGCCGGCGGACAAAACGTCAACAAGGTCTCGACCGCGATTCACCTGCAGTTCGACATCAAGGCATCGTCCTTACCACCGTTTTACAAGCAGGAATTGCTACGACTTAGAGACAGCCGCATCTCGCAGGATGGAATCATCACGATCAAAGCGCAGCAGCATCGGACGCAGGAACGGAATCGGGCAGATGCGCTGGAACGGCTCTGTCTCTTGATTCAGAGCGTGGCCATCCCTCGCAAGACACGACGAGCGACGAAGCCGACAAAGGGTTCTCAGACCAGGCGGATCGACAGTAAAAAGAAGCAGGGCCGGCTGAAGGCGCTGAGAGGAACGATCGAGTAG
- a CDS encoding mismatch-specific DNA-glycosylase: protein MGREARLSDRIQPGVRVLFVGINPGLRSAQMGHHFAGPSNRFWKLLHESRLVTEPLTYKEDIRLPEWGLGLTNIVGRPSRGIDSLSPQKYRGGMAALTRKVRRYRPRIVALLGITIYRIMYGAERDLPARIPLGPTGSDIAGVPIFLLPNPSGRNAHYGYGEMLAAFRALQLLAGQSTVSDL, encoded by the coding sequence ATGGGCAGAGAAGCAAGACTGTCTGACCGAATTCAACCAGGTGTCAGAGTTCTCTTTGTCGGGATTAATCCCGGGCTGCGGTCTGCTCAGATGGGGCATCATTTCGCCGGCCCTTCCAATCGCTTCTGGAAGCTGCTCCATGAGTCCCGGCTGGTGACCGAGCCCCTGACCTATAAGGAAGATATACGACTGCCTGAGTGGGGGCTTGGTCTGACGAATATTGTCGGCCGCCCAAGCCGCGGGATCGACAGTCTTTCGCCTCAGAAATATCGTGGAGGTATGGCGGCATTGACCAGAAAAGTACGGCGGTATCGGCCACGCATCGTGGCGCTGCTCGGCATCACGATCTATCGCATCATGTATGGGGCCGAGCGAGACTTGCCGGCTCGGATTCCGTTGGGCCCCACCGGCAGCGACATTGCCGGGGTTCCAATATTCCTCTTGCCGAATCCCAGCGGACGCAACGCGCACTACGGGTATGGAGAGATGCTCGCCGCGTTCCGAGCCCTTCAATTACTAGCCGGCCAATCAACGGTTTCTGACCTGTGA
- a CDS encoding NUDIX domain-containing protein, giving the protein MTKPIYKGRVITLNIDTVTLPNGMTVDLETIRHPGASAVVPMKEDGTVVLIRQFRHAAGGFIYEIPAGKLNPGEDPLSCAARELEEEIGYRAAAFSLLSSIFTAPGFADEVIHVYKATGLTPGKQQLDQDEVLDVIEMPLADAIRKIEDGTIRDAKTIVGLQAVYIQESMR; this is encoded by the coding sequence GTGACAAAGCCCATTTACAAAGGCCGGGTGATTACGTTGAACATCGATACGGTCACTCTGCCGAACGGCATGACGGTCGATCTGGAAACGATTCGACATCCTGGCGCGTCGGCCGTTGTCCCCATGAAAGAAGACGGCACGGTGGTGCTGATCCGTCAGTTCCGCCACGCCGCGGGTGGATTCATTTATGAGATTCCCGCAGGCAAGCTCAATCCCGGCGAAGATCCGCTGAGCTGTGCGGCGCGAGAGCTGGAGGAAGAGATCGGCTATCGGGCGGCGGCGTTCTCGCTCCTGTCCAGTATTTTCACTGCCCCTGGGTTTGCCGACGAAGTGATTCATGTCTACAAGGCGACGGGGCTCACGCCGGGAAAACAACAGCTCGATCAGGATGAAGTGCTGGACGTGATTGAGATGCCGCTGGCCGACGCGATCAGAAAAATTGAGGACGGGACGATTCGGGATGCCAAGACGATTGTGGGATTGCAGGCGGTCTACATTCAGGAATCGATGCGGTAG
- a CDS encoding enoyl-ACP reductase FabI, translating into MLLSGKKGLIIGVANKHSIAWAIAQSAASQGATLMFNYQNERLRENVEELVATMPGAKAFPCDAGDDAQIATMMQNVGKEVGTLDFLVHSIAFAPREELTGQFVNTTRQGFATALDVSAYSLVAVTRAALPLMTNGGSVVTLTYLGAERVVPHYNVMGVAKAALEATVRYLANDLGPKNIRVNAISAGPIKTLAARGVSGISKMVDHHKEFAPLRRATEQGEVGDTALFLVSALGRGITGEVIYVDGGYNILGSLASVE; encoded by the coding sequence ATGTTATTGAGTGGCAAAAAAGGACTTATCATCGGCGTCGCCAACAAGCACAGCATCGCCTGGGCCATCGCCCAGTCTGCCGCCAGCCAAGGCGCCACACTCATGTTCAATTACCAGAACGAGCGACTGCGGGAGAATGTTGAAGAGCTCGTCGCGACGATGCCTGGTGCGAAGGCATTTCCCTGTGACGCCGGCGATGATGCGCAAATTGCGACCATGATGCAGAACGTGGGCAAAGAAGTCGGCACGCTCGATTTCCTTGTCCACTCCATTGCCTTTGCCCCGCGCGAGGAACTCACGGGACAATTCGTGAACACCACGCGTCAGGGCTTCGCGACGGCCTTGGACGTCAGTGCCTATTCCCTCGTTGCCGTTACCCGAGCCGCGCTGCCGCTTATGACCAATGGCGGGTCCGTCGTGACATTGACCTATCTCGGCGCAGAACGTGTCGTGCCGCACTACAATGTCATGGGTGTGGCCAAGGCCGCGCTTGAAGCCACCGTCCGCTATTTGGCGAACGACCTCGGTCCTAAGAACATTCGCGTGAATGCAATTTCAGCCGGGCCGATCAAGACATTAGCTGCCCGAGGAGTCTCCGGCATCAGCAAAATGGTCGATCACCATAAAGAGTTTGCCCCCCTGCGCCGCGCGACCGAGCAAGGCGAAGTCGGCGACACCGCGTTGTTTCTCGTCAGTGCATTAGGGCGAGGTATTACCGGCGAAGTGATCTACGTAGATGGCGGGTATAACATTTTAGGATCTCTCGCCTCGGTCGAGTAA
- a CDS encoding FAD-binding protein: MTTQRTHLHDILIVGAGLAGMRAALAAPTNLDVALISKVHPVRSHSVAAQGGINAALGENDSWEAHAFDTAKGGLYLGDQDAIEAMCREAPGDILELERLGVIFSRDAEGRIAQRPFGGAGFPRTCYAADRTGHALLHALYEQILKRRTTVYEEWYVTALVIEDGVCRGVIAWDIVRGGLRLIQAKAVILATGGSGRAFLTSTNAVINTGDGMALAYRAGVPLMDMEFVQFHPTTLKDTGILITEGARGEGGYLLNTLGERFLKRYAPEQMELATRSTVSLAIGQEILEGRGVDGCVLLDLRHLGRDKILERLPQIRQIAMEFAGLDPVETPIPIRPGAHYQMGGVRANQWGETAIPGLFAAGECACVSVHGANRLGGNSLLETIVFGRRAGTRAGEYAGTARHETLAPQHLAEEQARVERLLAQSGGERAWQVRQELGTTLSTNLGIFRTKESMTAAGSTVRELRPRAAAVTVQDKGRVFNTDLIQALELQCLVELAETIIAGALAREESRGAHYRSDFPTRNDAVWLRHTLTQRTPGGVRLSYAPVTVTRFQPK; this comes from the coding sequence ATGACGACTCAACGAACACATCTGCATGACATTCTGATTGTCGGCGCGGGGCTGGCAGGCATGCGCGCGGCCTTGGCTGCCCCGACCAATTTGGATGTGGCATTGATCTCAAAAGTCCATCCGGTTCGCAGCCATTCGGTGGCGGCGCAAGGGGGGATCAACGCCGCGCTTGGCGAGAACGATTCGTGGGAAGCCCATGCCTTCGATACAGCAAAGGGAGGGCTCTACCTCGGCGATCAGGATGCAATTGAGGCGATGTGCCGAGAGGCTCCTGGAGACATTCTTGAGCTGGAGCGACTGGGCGTGATTTTCAGTCGTGATGCGGAAGGCCGCATTGCTCAGCGTCCGTTTGGGGGAGCCGGATTTCCGCGCACGTGCTATGCGGCCGATCGTACCGGCCATGCGTTGCTGCATGCGCTCTACGAGCAAATTCTCAAACGGCGCACCACCGTCTATGAAGAATGGTACGTCACCGCACTGGTGATCGAAGACGGTGTTTGTCGAGGAGTGATTGCCTGGGACATTGTTCGCGGGGGATTACGGCTTATTCAAGCCAAGGCCGTTATCCTTGCGACCGGCGGCAGCGGCCGCGCATTTTTGACCAGCACGAACGCCGTGATCAATACCGGCGACGGCATGGCGTTGGCCTATCGCGCTGGGGTGCCGCTCATGGATATGGAATTTGTTCAATTCCATCCGACCACATTGAAAGATACGGGCATCCTAATCACGGAAGGGGCGCGGGGTGAGGGCGGCTACCTGCTCAACACGCTGGGGGAGCGGTTTTTGAAACGGTATGCGCCGGAGCAAATGGAATTGGCGACCCGCTCGACGGTGTCGCTCGCGATCGGGCAGGAAATTCTTGAAGGGCGCGGCGTGGATGGCTGTGTGTTACTGGATCTCCGGCATCTTGGGCGGGACAAGATTCTGGAACGGCTACCGCAAATCAGGCAGATTGCGATGGAGTTTGCCGGACTCGATCCGGTCGAAACGCCGATTCCCATTAGGCCAGGCGCGCACTATCAAATGGGTGGAGTCAGGGCCAACCAATGGGGCGAGACGGCCATCCCCGGCCTCTTCGCGGCAGGAGAATGCGCTTGCGTCAGCGTCCACGGCGCCAATCGCCTCGGCGGCAATTCACTGCTTGAAACGATCGTGTTCGGTCGCCGGGCCGGGACAAGAGCCGGTGAGTATGCCGGAACCGCGAGGCATGAGACGCTTGCGCCGCAGCACCTTGCCGAAGAGCAAGCTAGAGTCGAGCGGTTGCTCGCTCAGAGCGGGGGCGAGCGTGCCTGGCAGGTGCGGCAGGAGCTGGGGACCACATTGAGTACGAACCTCGGGATCTTCCGGACAAAGGAATCGATGACGGCGGCCGGAAGCACAGTGCGTGAGCTCCGGCCACGCGCGGCGGCGGTGACGGTGCAGGACAAGGGACGAGTCTTCAATACCGATCTGATCCAGGCGCTAGAGCTGCAATGCTTGGTCGAACTTGCGGAAACAATTATTGCCGGGGCGCTCGCGCGCGAGGAGAGCCGGGGCGCTCATTACCGGTCGGATTTCCCCACCCGCAACGACGCGGTTTGGCTGCGGCATACATTGACTCAGCGGACGCCCGGCGGGGTCCGCTTGTCGTATGCCCCGGTCACGGTTACCCGATTCCAGCCCAAGTAG
- the gcvP gene encoding aminomethyl-transferring glycine dehydrogenase produces MPQPDFLQPTDLFPPRHIGPSDDDIRDMLAVAGMPSLDYLCDVTVPQNIQLRRPLDLPPQQGEQAVLGELKRIAAQNLVYRSLIGMGYYHCITPGVIQRNILENPGWYTQYTPYQAEIAQGRLEALVNFQTMVGDLTGLPLANASLLDEGTAAAEAMAMCLAIARSRGEERKEFFVSQDCHPQTLAVLQTRAEPLGITIRSGPNTSIKFSEKTLCGLLLQYPTSDGYVGDVSGLVTQAHEAGTLVVVATDLLALTLLRSPGEFGADIAVGSSQRFGVPMGFGGPHAAFLTTKEEFKRQIPGRIVGVSKDAAGNTAYRLSLQTREQHIRREKATSNICTAQVLLAVMAAMYAVYHGPDGLRRIAQRVHGLTLMLAEGLRRLGFDVGPELFFDTLRVRAPKNQVDLIRVRANERRINLRTHEDGSLGLSLDEASTVHEIGTLLELFAGQNRLPFQIMDLADSIKPGYPNPLARTSTYLTHAIFNRYHSEHEMLRYLHRLQGKDLSLTHSMIPLGSCTMKLNATAEMLPVTWPEFAHLHPFAPSEQTQGYQELFRQLESWLAEITGFAAISLQPNAGSQGEYAGLMAIRAYHHGHGALHRDVCLIPVSAHGTNPASAAMVGMTVVAVACDKQGNVDLTDLEAKAVQYRDQLSALMLTYPSTHGVFEADVRRICQIIHTHGGLVYMDGANMNAQVGLCRPGDIGADVCHLNLHKTFCIPHGGGGPGIGPIGVARHLAPYLPGHPVTGLGTRESIGPVSAAPYGSAGILPISWVYIALMGRDGLKKATEVAILNANYMAKRLEKHYSILYTGATGHVAHEFILDLRPFKETSGVEAMDVAKRLMDYGFHAPTVSFPVAGTLMIEPTESEAKAELDRFCDAMIAIRAEIQDIADGRQPRTNNVLKNAPHTAAAVTATDWNRPYTREQAAFPTPSVRANKFWPAVSRIDEAYGDRHLICTCPPMDSYQP; encoded by the coding sequence ATGCCTCAACCTGACTTTCTGCAACCGACCGATCTGTTCCCGCCGCGGCATATCGGCCCGTCGGACGACGACATCCGCGACATGCTAGCCGTAGCCGGCATGCCCTCACTGGACTATCTCTGCGATGTCACGGTTCCCCAGAATATCCAGCTGCGCAGACCGTTGGATCTGCCTCCACAACAGGGAGAGCAGGCCGTGCTGGGCGAGCTGAAACGGATAGCCGCTCAAAACCTGGTCTACCGCTCACTCATCGGCATGGGCTATTACCATTGCATCACCCCTGGAGTGATTCAGCGGAACATTCTGGAAAATCCCGGCTGGTACACCCAATACACGCCCTATCAGGCCGAAATCGCCCAAGGCCGCCTGGAAGCGCTGGTGAACTTTCAAACGATGGTCGGAGATCTGACCGGGTTGCCCCTGGCTAATGCGTCCTTGCTGGACGAGGGGACCGCCGCCGCAGAAGCGATGGCCATGTGTTTGGCCATCGCTCGATCCCGAGGCGAGGAGCGGAAAGAGTTTTTTGTCTCGCAGGACTGCCATCCGCAGACGCTCGCCGTGCTCCAAACCCGTGCCGAACCATTGGGGATCACGATTCGCTCAGGTCCCAACACCTCGATCAAGTTCTCGGAAAAGACCTTGTGCGGATTGTTGCTCCAATATCCGACGAGCGACGGCTACGTCGGGGACGTCAGTGGCCTGGTCACTCAGGCCCATGAAGCGGGAACGCTCGTGGTGGTCGCCACAGATCTGCTGGCCTTGACGCTGTTGCGCTCTCCCGGAGAGTTCGGCGCCGACATTGCCGTGGGATCCAGCCAGCGGTTCGGCGTCCCAATGGGATTCGGCGGCCCGCACGCCGCGTTCTTAACCACCAAGGAAGAGTTCAAGCGCCAGATACCCGGCCGCATCGTCGGTGTCTCCAAAGACGCCGCGGGAAATACTGCCTACCGGCTATCCCTCCAGACACGCGAGCAGCATATCCGCCGGGAAAAAGCGACCAGTAACATTTGCACGGCGCAAGTACTCTTGGCCGTCATGGCCGCCATGTACGCGGTGTATCACGGTCCCGACGGGCTTCGACGCATCGCGCAGCGCGTGCATGGATTGACGCTGATGCTTGCCGAAGGTTTGCGCCGGCTCGGTTTTGACGTGGGCCCGGAATTGTTCTTCGATACGTTGCGCGTCCGCGCCCCCAAGAACCAGGTGGATCTGATCCGCGTCAGAGCGAACGAACGGCGAATCAATCTCCGGACCCATGAAGACGGATCCCTCGGTCTCTCCCTGGATGAAGCCAGCACTGTGCACGAAATCGGGACGCTCCTGGAACTCTTCGCCGGCCAGAACCGCCTGCCCTTCCAAATCATGGACCTCGCCGACTCTATCAAGCCCGGTTATCCCAATCCATTAGCGCGAACGAGTACCTATCTCACCCATGCGATTTTCAATCGGTATCATTCCGAACACGAGATGTTGCGGTATCTGCATCGGCTCCAAGGGAAAGATCTGTCGCTGACGCATTCCATGATTCCGTTAGGCTCCTGCACCATGAAGTTGAACGCAACGGCAGAAATGCTTCCCGTCACCTGGCCGGAATTTGCCCATCTCCATCCGTTCGCTCCGTCCGAGCAAACCCAGGGGTATCAGGAATTATTCCGCCAACTGGAATCCTGGTTGGCGGAGATTACCGGATTTGCCGCGATCTCGCTCCAACCCAACGCCGGATCCCAAGGTGAATATGCGGGGCTGATGGCGATTCGCGCATACCACCATGGACACGGCGCGCTCCATCGGGATGTGTGCCTCATCCCTGTGTCGGCTCACGGCACCAACCCCGCGAGCGCGGCCATGGTCGGAATGACGGTGGTCGCCGTCGCCTGCGACAAGCAGGGAAACGTCGACCTGACCGACCTGGAAGCGAAGGCCGTGCAGTACCGCGACCAGCTGTCGGCCTTGATGCTGACCTACCCCTCAACGCATGGGGTCTTCGAAGCGGACGTGCGCCGGATCTGCCAGATCATCCATACCCATGGTGGCTTGGTCTACATGGACGGAGCAAACATGAACGCGCAGGTGGGACTCTGCCGGCCCGGCGACATCGGCGCCGACGTCTGCCATCTGAATTTGCACAAGACGTTTTGCATCCCACACGGCGGAGGCGGCCCTGGAATCGGCCCCATCGGCGTCGCAAGACATCTCGCACCCTACCTCCCGGGGCATCCCGTGACCGGGCTGGGAACCCGCGAGTCGATCGGTCCCGTATCCGCAGCTCCGTACGGAAGCGCGGGCATTCTGCCCATCTCCTGGGTGTACATCGCCCTCATGGGACGCGACGGACTGAAGAAGGCCACGGAAGTCGCCATCCTGAACGCCAACTACATGGCCAAACGGCTGGAGAAACATTACTCGATCCTCTATACCGGCGCCACAGGACATGTCGCGCACGAATTCATCCTCGATCTGCGCCCCTTCAAAGAGACCTCCGGCGTTGAGGCCATGGATGTCGCCAAGCGCCTCATGGACTACGGTTTCCATGCGCCGACCGTGTCGTTTCCAGTCGCCGGCACGTTGATGATTGAACCGACGGAGAGTGAAGCGAAAGCAGAATTAGACCGGTTCTGTGACGCGATGATCGCCATTCGCGCAGAAATCCAAGACATCGCCGATGGGCGTCAACCCCGTACCAATAATGTGCTCAAGAATGCGCCGCACACAGCGGCTGCCGTCACGGCCACGGACTGGAATCGGCCCTATACGAGGGAACAGGCGGCATTCCCGACTCCCTCTGTCAGAGCGAACAAGTTCTGGCCGGCAGTCAGCCGCATCGATGAGGCCTACGGGGATCGTCATTTGATCTGCACCTGTCCTCCGATGGACAGCTACCAACCCTGA
- a CDS encoding response regulator transcription factor — protein MRVLVVEDETKVGCFIKRALEEESYAVDLCEDGAKGLEMALATNYDLIVVDLMLPSMSGMDILKSVRRERIQTPVMILTAQSQVDQRVKGLDAGADDYLTKPFAIDELLARVRALLRRGATESPGILQIDDLVLNPATREVARGGQRIELTLKEYALLEYLMRHTGRVLTRPMISEHVWNQDFDTFTNVIDVYVNYLRNKIDRGRSKKLIHTIRGSGYMLKVD, from the coding sequence ATGCGTGTGCTCGTGGTCGAAGACGAAACGAAGGTCGGCTGTTTCATCAAGCGCGCACTTGAGGAAGAAAGCTATGCCGTCGATCTCTGCGAGGACGGGGCCAAGGGGCTGGAGATGGCGCTGGCGACCAACTACGATTTGATCGTCGTGGATCTCATGTTGCCGTCGATGTCGGGGATGGACATTCTGAAATCCGTGCGGCGCGAACGGATTCAAACACCGGTGATGATTCTGACGGCGCAGTCCCAGGTGGATCAACGGGTGAAGGGTCTCGATGCCGGCGCCGACGATTATCTCACCAAGCCGTTTGCCATTGACGAACTGCTGGCCCGTGTCCGGGCCTTGTTGCGCCGGGGGGCGACCGAGAGTCCCGGTATCTTGCAGATCGACGATCTGGTGCTGAATCCGGCGACGCGTGAAGTCGCGCGCGGGGGACAGCGCATTGAACTCACCCTGAAAGAATATGCGCTCTTGGAATATCTCATGCGGCACACCGGGCGGGTGCTGACGAGGCCCATGATTTCCGAACATGTCTGGAACCAGGACTTCGATACCTTCACCAATGTCATCGATGTCTACGTCAATTACCTCCGCAACAAGATCGACCGGGGCCGGTCGAAAAAACTTATCCATACGATCCGTGGCAGCGGCTATATGCTGAAAGTGGACTGA
- a CDS encoding sensor histidine kinase — translation MPLRLRLTLWYGSTLALVLIVFSVVLYNVTARSLRDAVDQSLEETANTAVRSLEERGFLPLIDEEELLSQFPELARIDKFFQIFSPSGTITLRSPNIKQHEVPLSRTALETTFSGKSIFESAKYPKEPPLRLVSVPIMYRGTLLYIVQVGTSMESIEDTLRRLLLVLLVTMPIALAVSLASGWFLAGRALRPVDAITLAAQRIAAGDLSQRLTVSTAPDEIGRLASMFNDMIGRLDVSFRQIRQFTSDASHELRTPLTVMKGETELVLRRPRPLGDYQSVLESNLEEIDRMTRIVDELLFLSRADMGEVRMEALPVSLESLVEDIYRQATLLGQDRNIAVALGTVQPAVVQGDELRLRELLLNLVENAIKYSHPNGKVEIALVTEGSLARLSVTDQGIGIVPDDLPRIFHRFFRTDGARAHTKKGTGLGLAICTWIAESHKGRIDVTSEPGVGSTFTVTIPLATPSA, via the coding sequence ATGCCACTGCGACTTCGGCTCACGCTCTGGTACGGGAGCACGCTGGCCCTCGTCCTCATCGTGTTCTCCGTTGTCTTGTACAATGTGACCGCGCGGAGTCTTCGCGATGCGGTGGACCAATCGTTAGAGGAGACTGCCAACACGGCGGTCCGGTCGCTGGAAGAGCGGGGGTTTCTTCCGCTCATCGACGAAGAGGAATTGCTCTCGCAGTTTCCCGAGCTCGCCCGGATCGACAAGTTCTTCCAGATCTTCAGCCCTTCCGGAACGATCACGCTCCGCTCTCCTAATATCAAACAACACGAAGTCCCGCTCAGCCGCACGGCGCTCGAAACGACGTTCAGCGGAAAGTCCATTTTTGAATCGGCGAAGTATCCGAAGGAGCCGCCGCTCCGGCTCGTGTCCGTGCCGATCATGTATCGCGGCACCTTGCTCTACATTGTGCAAGTCGGGACCTCGATGGAGTCGATCGAAGACACCTTGCGACGGCTGCTGCTGGTGTTGCTGGTGACGATGCCGATCGCGCTGGCGGTGTCGCTGGCCAGCGGATGGTTTCTGGCCGGCCGCGCACTGCGGCCGGTCGACGCGATCACGCTGGCGGCCCAGCGTATCGCCGCCGGCGATCTCAGCCAGCGCTTGACGGTCTCGACCGCTCCCGACGAAATCGGGCGCCTGGCCAGTATGTTCAACGACATGATCGGCCGGCTCGATGTGTCGTTCCGGCAGATTCGTCAATTTACCAGCGATGCGTCCCACGAGCTTCGAACTCCGTTGACCGTCATGAAGGGAGAGACGGAGTTGGTGCTTCGGCGTCCCCGGCCGCTGGGCGATTACCAATCCGTGCTCGAAAGCAATTTAGAAGAAATCGACCGTATGACGCGCATCGTCGATGAGTTGCTCTTCCTGTCCCGCGCCGACATGGGCGAGGTGAGAATGGAGGCGCTGCCGGTCAGTTTGGAATCGCTGGTCGAAGACATTTATCGGCAGGCGACGCTGCTCGGACAGGATCGGAATATCGCCGTCGCGCTTGGCACGGTGCAGCCGGCCGTCGTCCAAGGCGACGAACTCCGGCTGCGCGAGTTGCTCCTGAATTTGGTGGAGAATGCGATCAAATATTCTCACCCCAACGGGAAGGTCGAGATCGCACTCGTCACAGAAGGGTCGCTCGCGCGTCTGTCGGTCACCGATCAAGGGATCGGCATCGTGCCCGATGATCTGCCCCGTATCTTCCATCGGTTTTTTCGTACAGATGGCGCCCGAGCCCATACGAAGAAGGGGACGGGTCTTGGGCTTGCGATCTGCACGTGGATTGCCGAGTCCCACAAGGGCCGTATCGACGTGACGAGCGAGCCAGGCGTCGGGTCGACGTTTACCGTCACGATTCCTCTCGCGACGCCCTCCGCTTAA